In the Flavobacteriales bacterium genome, TCATGCTCGTGGTTGATCTCCCCCGCCCCCGGCCGATGCGCGGCATCGGTTCACCGCGAAAGTAGCCGACCGAGCGTTCCCGGACCACCACCCTTCGGGATTTGATGAACAGACGGAGGCCGCCTATCTTCCCCCGCTCACTCACTCAGCACCCATGCGCATTCTCCGCGTCGAGGCCATGCGAGGCCCGAACTATTGGTCGGTCAAACGACATCACCTCATCGTGATGCGCCTCGACATCGAGGACCTGGAGGAGAAACCCACGGACAAGATCCCGGGCTTCTACGAGCGCCTCACCGCGCTGCTGCCCTCCACCTTCAGCCACCGGTGCAGCGAAGAGCACGAGGGCGGCTTCTGGGAGCGCGTGAAGCGCGGCACCTGGATGGGGCACGTGATCGAGCACATCGCGCTGGAGATCCAGACCCTGGCCGGCATGGACACAGGGTTCGGACGCACCCGGGGCACCGGTGAGCACGGGGTGTACAATGTGGTGTTCAGCTACGTGGAGGAACCCGTGGGCCTCTTCGCCGCCCGCGCCGCCGTGCGCATCGCCGAGGCGCTCATCAGCGGTGAGCCGTACGACCTGGAGGCCGACATCCAGAAGATGCGCGAACTGCGCGAGGAGAGCCGCCTCGGCCCCAGCACCGCGAGCATCGTCCACGAAGCCCTCAACCGCGGGATCCCCTACCTCCGGCTGAACGGCCAGAGCCTCGTGCAGCTGGGCCATGGGGTCCACCAGAAGCGCATCCGGGCCACCATCACCAGCCACACCAGCAACATCGGCGTGGAGATCGCCTGTGACAAGGAGGAGACCAAGCAGCTGCTGGAGAGCTATGAGATCCCCGTGCCCAAGGGACGCGTGGTGCGGAGCGAGGAAGGGCTGCTGGAGGCCCTGCCCATCGTCGGCTTCCCCTGCGTCATCAAACCCATCGGCGGCAACCACGGCCGCGGCGCCACCATCGGCATCAAGACCACGGAGGAGGCGATCACCGCACTGGCCAAGGCCAGGGAGATCAGCCGCAGCGTCATCGTGGAGCGCTACATCACCGGGTTGGACCACAGGCTCCTGGTGATCGACCACCAGTTCGTGGCCGCGGCCAAACGGACCCCGGCCTGTGTCATCGGCGATGGAGCACGCAGCATCCGTCAGCTCGTGGAGGCGGTGAACGCCGATCCCCGGCGCGGCTACGGGCACGAGAAGGTCCTCACGCGGATCGACATCGACGACCACACCGAGAAGCTCCTGGCCCGGCGCGACATGACGCCGGACAGCGTGCCTCCCAAGGACGAGGTGGTGTACCTGAAGGCCACGGCCAACCTCAGCACGGGCGGCACCGCCACGGACGTCACCGAGATCGTCCACCCGTACAACGTGTTCATGGCCGAACGCATCAGCCGCATCATTGACCTTGACATCTGCGGCATCGACATCATGACCGACGACATCACCCGGCCGCTCACCGAGACCGGCGGCGCGGTGCTGGAGGTCAACGCCGCACCCGGCTTCCGCATGCACCTGGAGCCCACCGAGGGCATCGGCCGCAACGTGGCCGAACCCGTGGTGGACATGCTCTTCCCACCGGGTGCGCCCAGCCGCATCCCCATCATCAGCATCACCGGCACCAACGGAAAGACGACGACCACGCGCCTCACCGCGCACATCATGCGCAGCGTGGGCCACAAGGTGGGCATGACCTGCACGGACGGCGTGTACATCATGAACCGTCTGCTGATGACCGGCGACTGCACCGGTCCGGTGAGCGCGCAGTTCGTGCTCAAGGACCCCCTGGTGGACATGGCGGTGCTGGAGACGGCGCGCGGGGGCATCCTCCGGGCGGGCCTCGGTTTCGAGCACTGCGATGTCGGCATCGTCACCAACGTGGCGGCGGACCACCTGGGGCTGAAGGACATCAATACCATCGACGACCTGGCGCAGGTGAAGAGCGTGGTGCCCCGCAGCGTACGTCGCGAGGGTTACGCGATCCTCAACGCCGACGACGAGCGGGTGATGGCCATGCGAAAGGCCTGTGACTGCCGGATCGCCCTGTTCAGCCTGGACGAGAACAACCGCCTGATCCGGCAGCACTGCAAGCTGGGTGGTCTGGCCGCCATCTACGAGAACGGCTTCATCACCATCAGCAAGGGCGAATGGAAGCTGCGGATCGAAAAGGCCGTGAACGTACCGCTCACCTATGGCGGGCGTGCGGTCTTCAACATCCAGAACATCCTGCCGGCCGTGCTGGCGGCTTATGTGCGCGGCGTGAAGATCGAGGAGCTGCGGCAGGCCCTGGCCACCTTCGTGCCCAGCCCGGCGCAGACCCCCGGACGCCTCAACCTGTTCCAGTTCAAGAATTTCCAGGTGGTGGTGGACTACGCGCACAACCCGCACGGCTTCGAGGCGCTGGGACGCTTCCTCAGCAAGGTGGCCGATACCCCCAAGATCGGCGTCATCGCCGGCGTGGGCGATCGCCGCGACGAGGACACCGTGAACCTCGGCCGCCTCAGCGCCCGCATGTTCGACGAGATCATCATCCGGCAGGACCGCAACCTGCGCGGCAAGAGCGACGATGAGATCATCGCCCTGCTGGTGAAGGGCATCCACGAGGTGGATCCCGCCAAGAAGTTCACCATCCTCAAAAAGGAGGAGGAGGCCATCCGGCACGCCATCGGCACCGCGCCCAAAGGCGCCTTCGTGGTGCTCTGCAGCGACGTGGTGCCCGACGCCCTGCAGCTGGTGCTGAAGCTCAAAGAGCAGGACGACCAGGTGCCCTTCAGCAAGGATGACATCCCCAACCGGAACAAGGAGCTGGTGGGATGAGGTGTGCATGATGGTGACGGGTCCCACGTCCGCGACATCGCGTGGAGCATCGATGAACGGCACGGGTCGTGTGCGCGTCCTCACCTGGGCCGTACTCCTGATCTACGGCGTGCTGCTGTTCCTGACCCTGGCACGCCATGAACTGTGGGGCGACGAGATCCATAGCTGGAACATCGCCCGGTCCAGCCAGGGCTTGATGGACCTGCTGCGGAACAGCCGCTACGAAGGGCATCCGCCGCTCTGGTATGTGGTGCTGTACACCCTCACGCGCATCACGCACGACCCTGCGTCCATGAAGGTGGCCCAGGCGCTGTTCGCGATGGCCATGGTGTGCCTGGTGCTGTTCGCCTCGCCCTTCCCGCTCGCGATCCGTGCCTTGATCCCCTTCGGCTACTACTTCACCTTCGAGTACGGAGCACTGAGCCGCAACTACGCCATGGCCGTTGCGCTCGCCCTTCTCACCACCTGGGTGGTCACACGGAGGCCCCGCCACCTCCAGCTCTGGTTCCATGCGCTCGTGCTGCTGCTCTCCAGCACCCACCTGCTCGGCCTGCTGCTGGCCCTGTCCTTCTGTGCGGTCCACGCCTGGCGTGAACGGGTGCGGCACGGAAGCACGCCCCGTGCGCTGCTGCAGCTGGCCATCGGTGCGCTGATCTGCCTGCCGGCGGCCCTGCGGATCGCCCCGCCCGGGGACAGCGAGCTCAACCTGCAGTTCTGGATGGACCACTGGACCGAGCACCAATGGGACATCATGGCCCAAGCTCCGCTGAAGGCGTTCATCCCCATCCCGGACGGCGGTCAGTTCCACTTCTGGAACACGAACGCCCTGCTGGAGCGCATTCCGAAGGACGGGACCGGACGCCTGATGGTGCGGTGGAGCGCCGTGGCCCTCTTGGCGTTGCTTGGGGTCCTGCTGCGCAACGTGCCGGCCGCTGCCGCGTTCTTCACGTGCAACGCCCTGCTCACGGCCGCGGTGGCGTTCATCTTTCCGTTGACGAGCGCACGCTATGTGGGCTTCCTCTTCGTGGCTTTCCTCATCGCGGCCTGGTTGCACCAGCACGAGCGGCCGATCCCCCGGGGAGCCCGGATCGTCCTGGTCCTGATCCTCGTGGTGCAGGTGGCGGCGAGCATGATCCCGATCCGTCGCGACCTGGCCGAGCCGTTCTCCAACTCGTCCAAGGTGCGTGAGCTGTTCGCACAGGTACCGCCCGACGCGCTGACCGTGACGGACTATTGGTGCCTGAACAACCTCTCGGCCTTCCTGGACCGTCCCTTTTACTGCCTGGAGCATCGCAAGGAGCTCACCTACCTGCGGTGGGACCAGGAGCTCGCCCGGGCGATCCAACAGCCGAACTTCTATTCGAGCGGTCTGCGCGACCTCTGGGATCGTCGTTCGCTCCAGGAGGTGTACATGATCTCGGTGAACGAGCCCGGGCGCCTGCTGTCGGTGGACGGAGAACTATCGGCCACCTTCGAGGTGACCCTTCTCGATCGCTGGGAAGGCGCCATCGAGCCACGCAGCAACGTGTACCTGTATCGCATCACGCGACGGCCTTCGGATCCCTAGGACTATTCCACAAGTCGCATGCAATGGAAGGCCTACTTGTAGCCTGTTGCCGCGCAGAACGCGCAAGTCCGGGCGGCATCGATTAATCAGGTAATCTTTCGGCAATACTTCAATGCCCCAGGACACCGTATCAGCATGGGGTGCTTCGGAGCGCAAAGCCAATTGAATCGATACTCCTCCTCATCTTGAAACTGTAAGGGTTTTGTGAAGAGCATATCAAAGTCGGTCCTGCCAATGATGTCGATATAGCTGAAGAGCTGCTCGTTGGAGGGCGCCGAAAGGGTCAAGTCTAACAGATGCGGATGATTCTCAAGCAGAAAGATCTTCTCGTAACCGTCCTGATATGTGACAACCCCTTCACGCCCGAACCGGAACGCGACAAGCGCTTTGGCTATCTCGAACCCGAATCCAGTCGTGTTCGTGACCTCAAAGCAGCCATCCACGCCAAAGTGACTCATCATTCGATCTAGATTTGATGAGGTGCTCATGCAGAGCATCCGTTGATCAAACGCTCGTGCGCCTAATCGATATGATAGCCGTCTATCTCGACTTACAATGACATAATCACCAGTGCCTTCAACATGATCACGACGAACGGCATCCTCGATGATGCGGTTGCTCTCATAGGAGCTGAGCTTGAGTTCACCGGTTCGAAAGAAGTGATCAACGTACTGCTGATGCATGTACCGGAAGACCGAACCAGGTTGAGTGATGGGTCTACCTTGAATCGACCCACGGATCCGCCATAGCGTTTGAAAGTCTCTCAATGTCAACGCACCTAGGGTCATCCCGCAAACCTAGGCCCACGCAAGATTTCCCACCACAAGCCGCCCCCGCTGCTCATGGACCAGCCGGGTCGAACTTGCCCCACGGTTCGTGCCGTGCCCCGATCTTCGCCTCATGCCTCGTGTCCTTGCATCCATCCTCCTCTTGCTCGCCATGAACCTTACCGCTCAGGACCTGAGACCCGTCGCCTATGCGGATGGCCCGCAGAAGCTCAATGGCCTGGTGACGGACGACCGCGGTACGAAGCGCCCCGGCGTGCTCATCCTGCCCGCATGGATGGGCATCGACGATGAGGCCCGGACGGCAGCGCGGGAGCTGGCCGGGGAGGGCTACATCGCCTTCATCGCCGACATCTACGGGGAGGGGCATATCCCCACGGACTTCACCAGCGCCCGTCAGGCGGCCACGCACTACAAGACCGACTTCGCCGCCTACCAGCGCAGGATCGCGCTGGCCTTGGAGGAGCTGAAGAAGACCGGGGCCGACCCGGACCGCATCGCCGTGATCGGCTATTGCTTCGGGGGCACCGGAGCGCTGGAGGCCGCGCGGGCCCTGCTGCCGGTGAAGGGCGTGGTGAGCATCCACGGCGGCCTCGGCAAGGGTGATCGTCCCAACGGTCCCATCAACACCAGTGTGCTCATCCAGCACCCGGAGGCGGACCCCACCGTGAGCGCGGCCGACCTGGCCGGCATCACCGCCGAGCTCAACGCTGCGAAGGCGGACTGGCAGCTGATCAGCTATGCGCACTGCGGCCACACCTTCACCAACCCGGCCGGCAAGGAGTACAACAAGCGCATGGCCGACAGGGCGTGGCAGCACCTGCTGGTGTTCCTGAGGGATGTGCTCGGCTGAGCGCCGAGCTACTTCCGCAGCGCCCTGGCCAGCGCGATCAGCAGCACGGCGCCGACGGTGGCGCAGATGATGCGGCCGATGAGGTTGGTGGCGTCCAACCCGAGAGCACCGAACACCAGGTCGCCGACGAAGCCGCCCACGAGCCCGAGCACGATGTTCACGACGAGTCCGTAGCCACCGCCCTTCATCAGCTGTCCGGCGAGCCATCCGGCCACGCCGCCCACGATCAAGCTCCAGAGGATACCCATGGGGTGAAGGTAAGCGGGGTGGGCGCTCCGTTATCGACGGACCACGCGATGGCTGGATCGTGAACCATCGAGGGCGTCCACCACGATGACATAACACCCCACCTGCAGGCCGCCGAGATCCAGGGTCCGGACATTCCGTTGGACCATGAGCGTGCGTCCCGCGAGATCGTGGACCGACACGGAACGTACACGCTCCCCGAGATCGACAGGTCCGTCGGTGGGGTTGGGGTGGATGAGCGGATCGGAGTGGAGCTGGTACGGGTCATTGGCCGCCGGGACCGAGGTGTTCACCAGACGCCAGGCATCGTTCGAGGCGATGCCGGCCATCAGCCAAAGGGCATCGTTGAAGACACAGATCGAACCGGCATGCCTGGGAAGGAAGGGGCTGTTCTTCAATTCCCGCCAGGTGATCCCATCCGGGGAGTACCAGGTCTCGGCGTTGTCGGTCTGACGGGCCACACCGGCGACGACCCAGATGTGATCATCGAACCAGGCCACGTGGTGCCAGTACCGGGGCGACCAGGGCGCTGACGCGAGCACCAGCTCCCAATCCGCGCCGTTCGTGGTCTTCCACACATCATTGTAGCAACGTCGGTCCCAAAGCCTACCGCCACCGAGGAGCCAGCAGGTCCCATCCTCGTCCACGCAGCTGTTCAACATCATGCCACGCCCCGGCCACGGGGCGTCCGGCAGCTGCTGCCAATCGATCCCATCGGTGCTGGCCCATACTTCATTGAGGTTGCCCGGAACGTAGGCTTCCTGCTGGCCGCCGAAGTGGATCATCGTGTCGCCGATGGAGGCCACCTGGTGCATCGTTCTCGAAGGGTTCATGCCCGGGATGCTATCGGTCACCTGGGACCATGTGGCGCCATCGACCGACCGCCACACATCCTGGAGCCATCCGCTCTGTGGGTCCGCGCCGATCACCCATAGCGCGCTATCGTGCACCAGCCAGCCACTGACATGCCGGCCCGGCCAGGGTGCATCGGGATGCTGTGTCCAGTTCAGTCCGTCCATGGTGCTCCACACCTCCGAATGGGTGTGGTGCGGCGGATGATGGGGCGGGTCCCATCCGCCCAAAGCCCACATCTGCCCGGCATGGGCCAACAGTCCGACCCCGTCGCGTGGTGTGAAGGGGAGCGCGGGGCTCACGGGATCCCAACGGTACGAGCTCACCACGAAACCGCCGCTATAGGCCACCCGAGA is a window encoding:
- a CDS encoding GlsB/YeaQ/YmgE family stress response membrane protein, which translates into the protein MGILWSLIVGGVAGWLAGQLMKGGGYGLVVNIVLGLVGGFVGDLVFGALGLDATNLIGRIICATVGAVLLIALARALRK
- a CDS encoding dienelactone hydrolase family protein gives rise to the protein MPRVLASILLLLAMNLTAQDLRPVAYADGPQKLNGLVTDDRGTKRPGVLILPAWMGIDDEARTAARELAGEGYIAFIADIYGEGHIPTDFTSARQAATHYKTDFAAYQRRIALALEELKKTGADPDRIAVIGYCFGGTGALEAARALLPVKGVVSIHGGLGKGDRPNGPINTSVLIQHPEADPTVSAADLAGITAELNAAKADWQLISYAHCGHTFTNPAGKEYNKRMADRAWQHLLVFLRDVLG
- the cphA gene encoding cyanophycin synthetase — encoded protein: MRILRVEAMRGPNYWSVKRHHLIVMRLDIEDLEEKPTDKIPGFYERLTALLPSTFSHRCSEEHEGGFWERVKRGTWMGHVIEHIALEIQTLAGMDTGFGRTRGTGEHGVYNVVFSYVEEPVGLFAARAAVRIAEALISGEPYDLEADIQKMRELREESRLGPSTASIVHEALNRGIPYLRLNGQSLVQLGHGVHQKRIRATITSHTSNIGVEIACDKEETKQLLESYEIPVPKGRVVRSEEGLLEALPIVGFPCVIKPIGGNHGRGATIGIKTTEEAITALAKAREISRSVIVERYITGLDHRLLVIDHQFVAAAKRTPACVIGDGARSIRQLVEAVNADPRRGYGHEKVLTRIDIDDHTEKLLARRDMTPDSVPPKDEVVYLKATANLSTGGTATDVTEIVHPYNVFMAERISRIIDLDICGIDIMTDDITRPLTETGGAVLEVNAAPGFRMHLEPTEGIGRNVAEPVVDMLFPPGAPSRIPIISITGTNGKTTTTRLTAHIMRSVGHKVGMTCTDGVYIMNRLLMTGDCTGPVSAQFVLKDPLVDMAVLETARGGILRAGLGFEHCDVGIVTNVAADHLGLKDINTIDDLAQVKSVVPRSVRREGYAILNADDERVMAMRKACDCRIALFSLDENNRLIRQHCKLGGLAAIYENGFITISKGEWKLRIEKAVNVPLTYGGRAVFNIQNILPAVLAAYVRGVKIEELRQALATFVPSPAQTPGRLNLFQFKNFQVVVDYAHNPHGFEALGRFLSKVADTPKIGVIAGVGDRRDEDTVNLGRLSARMFDEIIIRQDRNLRGKSDDEIIALLVKGIHEVDPAKKFTILKKEEEAIRHAIGTAPKGAFVVLCSDVVPDALQLVLKLKEQDDQVPFSKDDIPNRNKELVG